From a region of the Agromyces ramosus genome:
- a CDS encoding bifunctional allantoicase/(S)-ureidoglycine aminohydrolase, translating to MSYFTPQGGLPAQTELLTDRAIVTEAYTVIPKGVLRDIVTSKLPGFTNTRAWVLARPIAGFATTFSQLIVEIGPGGGADWPEREEGVEGVVFVTAGELTLELEGDQHVLGAGGYAYLAAGASWAIANEGSEFTSFQWIRKAYEPLEGYEATSFVTSDAEVAPQEMPDTNGAWATTRFVDPDDLAHDMHVNIVTFQPGGVIPFAETHVMEHGLFVLEGKGVYRLNGDWVEVEAGDFMWLRAFCPQACYAGGPGPFRYLLYKDVNRQVRLTGPAAGRTASRWG from the coding sequence ATGAGCTACTTCACCCCGCAGGGCGGCCTGCCCGCGCAGACCGAGCTGCTCACCGACCGGGCGATCGTGACCGAGGCGTACACGGTGATCCCGAAGGGCGTGCTGCGCGACATCGTCACGAGCAAGCTGCCGGGCTTCACGAACACCCGCGCGTGGGTCCTCGCACGGCCGATCGCAGGCTTCGCCACCACCTTCTCGCAGCTCATCGTCGAGATCGGCCCGGGCGGCGGCGCCGACTGGCCTGAGCGTGAAGAGGGCGTCGAGGGCGTCGTGTTCGTGACGGCCGGCGAGCTCACGCTCGAGCTCGAGGGCGACCAGCACGTGCTCGGCGCGGGCGGCTACGCCTACCTCGCGGCGGGCGCGAGCTGGGCGATCGCGAACGAGGGCTCGGAGTTCACGAGCTTCCAGTGGATCCGCAAGGCGTACGAGCCGCTCGAGGGCTACGAGGCGACGTCGTTCGTCACGAGCGACGCGGAGGTCGCGCCGCAGGAGATGCCCGACACGAACGGCGCCTGGGCGACCACGCGATTCGTCGATCCCGACGACCTCGCGCACGACATGCACGTGAACATCGTGACGTTCCAGCCGGGCGGGGTTATTCCGTTCGCCGAGACGCACGTCATGGAGCACGGCCTGTTCGTGCTCGAGGGCAAGGGGGTCTACCGGCTGAATGGCGACTGGGTCGAGGTCGAGGCGGGCGACTTCATGTGGCTGCGCGCGTTCTGCCCGCAGGCCTGCTACGCGGGCGGGCCCGGGCCGTTCCGCTACCTGCTCTACAAGGACGTGAACCGGCAGGTGCGGCTCACGGGGCCTGCCGCCGGGCGCACGGCGAGTCGCTGGGGATGA
- the allB gene encoding allantoinase AllB → MSERMPRAGAGSAASGSFDLVVRGERVLVDGEFTPAEIGVRDGVIGAVAPLGAGLAGGAAAGTARTLELAPDEVLIPGLVDTHVHVNEPGRTEWEGFASATRAAAAGGVTTIVDMPLNSIPPTTSVAALEVKRAAAAGRVFVDVGFWGGVVPGNEADLEPLVAAGVFGFKCFLVHSGVDEFPAVTADELEAAMSVLAGAGDSLLIVHAEDAALIDAAPHPHSREYADFLASRPREAEGAAVSAVIERAQRTGARAHILHLSSADALDRIATAKQHGVRVTVETCPHYLVLTADDVATGATEFKCCPPIREPGNRDALWQGLEAGIIDFVVSDHSPAPAALKFAGDGDFAEAWGGIASLQLGLPLVWTEARRRGIRLERVVEWMSDAPARRVGLTTKGRIAEGMAADFAVFAPEATFTVDAAALEHRHPVTPYDGRELTGVVRGAHLAGVATDRSRPRGRLLLRAQSEDGRSDEA, encoded by the coding sequence ATGAGCGAGCGGATGCCTCGAGCGGGCGCCGGCTCGGCGGCATCCGGGTCGTTCGACCTCGTGGTGCGCGGCGAGCGGGTGCTCGTCGACGGCGAGTTCACGCCCGCCGAGATCGGCGTGCGCGACGGCGTCATCGGGGCGGTCGCCCCGCTCGGTGCGGGCCTCGCCGGCGGTGCCGCGGCCGGTACCGCTCGCACCCTCGAGCTCGCGCCCGACGAGGTGCTGATCCCCGGCCTCGTCGACACGCACGTGCACGTGAACGAACCGGGTCGCACCGAGTGGGAGGGCTTCGCGTCGGCGACGCGGGCCGCCGCCGCGGGCGGGGTCACGACGATCGTCGACATGCCGCTCAACAGCATCCCGCCGACGACCTCGGTCGCGGCGCTCGAGGTCAAGCGAGCGGCGGCAGCCGGCCGGGTCTTCGTCGACGTCGGTTTCTGGGGCGGGGTCGTGCCGGGGAACGAAGCCGACCTCGAACCGCTCGTCGCCGCGGGCGTGTTCGGGTTCAAGTGCTTCCTCGTGCACTCGGGCGTCGACGAGTTCCCGGCGGTCACCGCCGACGAGCTCGAGGCCGCGATGTCGGTGCTCGCGGGCGCCGGCGACTCGCTGCTCATCGTGCACGCCGAGGACGCCGCGCTCATCGACGCGGCGCCGCATCCGCACAGCCGCGAGTACGCCGACTTCCTCGCATCCCGCCCGCGCGAGGCCGAGGGCGCCGCCGTCTCTGCCGTGATCGAGCGGGCGCAGCGCACCGGTGCGCGGGCGCACATCCTGCACCTGAGCTCGGCCGACGCGCTCGATCGCATCGCGACCGCGAAGCAGCACGGGGTGCGGGTCACCGTCGAGACCTGCCCGCACTACCTCGTGCTCACCGCCGACGACGTGGCCACGGGCGCCACCGAGTTCAAGTGCTGCCCGCCGATCCGCGAGCCCGGCAACCGCGACGCGCTCTGGCAGGGGCTCGAGGCGGGCATCATCGACTTCGTGGTGTCCGACCACTCACCGGCGCCGGCCGCCCTGAAGTTCGCCGGCGACGGCGACTTCGCCGAGGCGTGGGGCGGCATCGCGTCGCTGCAGCTCGGGCTGCCACTCGTGTGGACCGAGGCGCGTCGCCGCGGCATCCGGCTCGAACGGGTGGTCGAGTGGATGTCGGATGCCCCCGCCCGCCGCGTCGGGCTCACGACCAAGGGCCGCATCGCCGAGGGCATGGCGGCCGACTTCGCGGTCTTCGCCCCCGAGGCGACGTTCACGGTGGATGCCGCGGCGCTCGAGCACCGGCATCCGGTCACGCCGTACGACGGTCGCGAACTCACCGGCGTCGTGCGCGGCGCCCACCTCGCCGGCGTCGCGACCGATCGTTCGCGCCCGCGCGGGCGGCTGCTGCTCCGGGCACAATCGGAGGATGGACGAAGCGATGAGGCTTGA
- the uraD gene encoding 2-oxo-4-hydroxy-4-carboxy-5-ureidoimidazoline decarboxylase encodes MRLDEFNEAGREAAIASLRPCLDITRWCEELADGRPYDSVDDVVARAEAAAAPFTADEIEAALARHPRIGERAGGEHAEATMSRAEQAGVDPRDAATAVALADGNHAYEQRFGRVFLIRAAGRSAADILDALTTRLGNTPAEEQQVVAEQLREIAVLRLKGMLAA; translated from the coding sequence ATGAGGCTTGACGAGTTCAACGAGGCGGGACGCGAGGCGGCGATCGCGTCGCTGCGCCCCTGCCTCGACATCACGCGCTGGTGCGAGGAACTCGCCGACGGGCGCCCCTACGACTCGGTCGACGACGTCGTGGCGCGAGCGGAGGCGGCCGCCGCGCCCTTCACGGCCGACGAGATCGAGGCGGCGCTCGCGCGCCACCCGCGCATCGGCGAACGCGCCGGCGGCGAGCACGCCGAGGCCACGATGTCGCGGGCCGAGCAGGCCGGGGTCGACCCACGTGATGCCGCGACCGCCGTCGCGCTCGCCGACGGCAACCACGCCTACGAGCAGCGGTTCGGGCGGGTCTTCCTCATCCGGGCGGCGGGGCGGTCGGCAGCGGACATCCTCGACGCGCTCACCACCCGGCTCGGCAACACGCCGGCCGAGGAACAACAGGTCGTCGCGGAGCAGCTCCGCGAGATCGCCGTCCTCCGCCTGAAGGGAATGCTCGCCGCATGA
- the uraH gene encoding hydroxyisourate hydrolase yields the protein MNSSRITTHVLDAATGHPAEGVPVQLSGREGGDGTEWRVLAEGVTDADGRIMRLGGDDLPAGEYRIRFDTGAYFRAQRAETFYPEAVITFIVTDDGRHVHVPLLLSPFAYSTYRGS from the coding sequence ATGAACAGCTCCAGGATCACCACGCACGTGCTCGATGCCGCCACCGGCCATCCAGCCGAGGGCGTGCCGGTGCAGCTCTCCGGCCGCGAGGGTGGTGACGGCACCGAATGGCGAGTGCTGGCCGAGGGCGTCACCGACGCCGACGGCCGCATCATGCGACTCGGCGGCGACGACCTGCCGGCGGGGGAGTACCGCATCCGCTTCGATACGGGCGCGTACTTCCGGGCGCAACGCGCCGAGACGTTCTACCCCGAGGCCGTGATCACCTTCATCGTCACCGACGACGGACGTCACGTGCATGTGCCGCTGCTCCTGAGCCCGTTCGCCTATTCCACCTATCGAGGGAGCTGA
- the pucL gene encoding factor-independent urate hydroxylase — translation MVEPAIVLGTNQYGKAEVRVVKVTRDTDRHEIEDLNVTSQLRGDFAAAHLAGDNSHVVPTDTQKNTIFAFARDGVGSPEAFLLRLAEHFTSSFDWVTGGRWEAESFAWQRIVVDGAEHDHAFVRGGQEVRTAVVVADGAERHVIAGLKELTVLKTTQSGFEGYPKDRYTTLPETADRVLATDVAARWRYDGAHAGAADVDYDAVYASVRALLLEAFAARYSAALQATLFDMGRRVLEVHPEIAEIRFSMPNKHHFVVDLAPFGLDNPNEVFFAADRPYGLIEATVTREGAESPAAAWEGIAGFC, via the coding sequence ATGGTCGAGCCCGCCATCGTCCTCGGGACGAACCAGTACGGCAAGGCCGAGGTGCGGGTCGTCAAGGTCACCCGCGACACCGACCGCCACGAGATCGAGGACCTCAACGTCACCTCGCAGTTGCGAGGCGATTTCGCGGCGGCGCACCTCGCCGGCGACAACTCCCACGTGGTGCCGACCGACACGCAGAAGAACACGATCTTCGCGTTCGCGCGCGACGGCGTCGGCTCGCCCGAGGCGTTCCTCCTCCGGCTCGCCGAGCACTTCACGAGCTCGTTCGACTGGGTGACCGGGGGCCGCTGGGAGGCGGAGTCGTTCGCCTGGCAGCGCATCGTCGTCGACGGCGCCGAGCACGATCACGCGTTCGTGCGCGGCGGGCAGGAGGTGCGCACCGCGGTGGTCGTCGCCGACGGCGCCGAGCGCCACGTGATCGCCGGCCTCAAGGAGCTCACGGTGCTGAAGACCACGCAGTCGGGATTCGAGGGCTATCCGAAGGACCGCTACACGACGCTGCCCGAGACCGCCGACCGGGTGCTGGCAACGGATGTCGCGGCACGGTGGCGCTACGACGGCGCCCATGCCGGCGCGGCCGACGTCGACTACGACGCGGTGTACGCGAGCGTGCGCGCGCTCCTGCTCGAGGCGTTCGCCGCGCGGTACTCGGCGGCGCTGCAGGCCACCCTGTTCGACATGGGCCGGCGCGTGCTCGAGGTGCATCCCGAGATCGCGGAGATCCGCTTCTCGATGCCGAACAAGCACCACTTCGTCGTCGACCTCGCCCCGTTCGGGCTCGACAACCCGAATGAGGTCTTCTTCGCGGCCGACCGGCCCTACGGACTCATCGAGGCGACGGTCACGCGCGAGGGCGCCGAGAGCCCGGCGGCCGCCTGGGAGGGCATCGCCGGCTTCTGCTGA
- a CDS encoding FAD-binding protein: MTIAPLSIDSSGVNWAGNLSYGARGVVAPRSLAELRLVLADAERTGERVRPLGTRHSFNGIADTEGLLVSTAALPAEIELDAERRLVRVSGGLRYGDVAVQLQREGWAVGNLASLPHISVAGAVSTGTHGSGVRNGSLAASVASIELVTASGELVTLSRGDADFDAVVVGLGAFGVVTRVTLDLEPSFDVEQTVYERLALDAVLADLDMVLGLGYSVSLFTTWRDVDVVDQLWLKRRPDRDAAAPADVAGARPASGPRHPLPDVSAEHCTEQGGVAGPWLERLPHFKMGFTPSNGEELQSEYLVPRANAVAAIEAVRGLAAEVAPLLFVSEVRTVAADSLWLSSAFERDVVALHFTWRPKQAEVLALLPRLEAALARLEARPHWGKLFVADAAALAPRYPRFDAFTALAAGYDPKGRFRNAFTERVLFGA, encoded by the coding sequence ATGACGATTGCCCCACTGTCCATCGATTCGAGCGGCGTCAACTGGGCCGGCAACCTCAGCTACGGCGCGCGCGGAGTCGTCGCCCCGCGCAGCCTCGCCGAGTTGCGACTCGTGCTCGCCGACGCCGAGCGCACCGGCGAACGCGTGCGCCCCCTCGGAACCCGCCACTCGTTCAACGGCATCGCCGACACCGAGGGACTGCTCGTCTCCACCGCGGCGCTGCCCGCCGAGATCGAGCTCGACGCCGAACGGCGCCTCGTGCGCGTGAGCGGCGGGCTCCGCTATGGCGACGTCGCAGTGCAGCTCCAACGCGAGGGCTGGGCGGTGGGCAACCTCGCGTCGCTGCCGCACATCTCGGTGGCGGGCGCCGTCAGCACGGGCACGCACGGATCGGGGGTCCGCAACGGCTCGCTCGCGGCATCCGTCGCCTCGATCGAGCTGGTGACGGCGTCGGGCGAGCTCGTGACGCTCAGCCGCGGCGATGCCGACTTCGACGCGGTCGTCGTGGGGCTCGGCGCGTTCGGCGTCGTCACGCGCGTGACGCTCGACCTCGAACCGAGCTTCGACGTCGAGCAGACCGTCTACGAACGCCTCGCCCTCGACGCGGTGCTCGCCGACCTCGACATGGTGCTCGGGCTCGGGTACTCCGTGAGCCTCTTCACGACCTGGCGCGACGTCGACGTCGTCGACCAGCTCTGGCTCAAGCGGCGGCCCGATCGCGACGCAGCGGCGCCCGCCGACGTCGCCGGCGCCCGCCCGGCATCGGGCCCGCGCCATCCGCTTCCCGATGTCTCCGCCGAGCACTGCACCGAGCAGGGCGGCGTCGCAGGTCCGTGGCTCGAACGGCTGCCGCACTTCAAGATGGGCTTCACGCCGTCGAACGGCGAAGAGCTGCAATCCGAATACCTCGTTCCCCGCGCGAACGCGGTCGCCGCGATCGAGGCGGTGCGCGGCCTCGCGGCCGAGGTCGCGCCGCTGCTGTTCGTGAGCGAGGTGCGCACGGTCGCCGCCGACTCGCTGTGGCTGAGCTCCGCATTCGAGCGCGACGTCGTCGCCCTGCACTTCACGTGGCGACCGAAGCAGGCCGAGGTGCTCGCGCTGCTGCCGCGACTCGAGGCGGCCCTCGCCCGCCTCGAGGCCCGGCCGCACTGGGGCAAGCTCTTCGTAGCGGATGCCGCGGCGCTCGCCCCTCGCTATCCCCGCTTCGACGCCTTCACGGCGCTCGCCGCCGGCTACGACCCGAAGGGCCGCTTCCGCAACGCCTTCACGGAGCGCGTGCTCTTCGGCGCCTGA